The nucleotide window CCTCAGAGTCAACAAACTCTTCAGATTGGTTCCGGTGTGTCCTATGTTTACAAGTcagtggaaattaaacaaaacacaTACAAATTGAAAAGTCAAATAAGGAAATGAATTACTTCCCTTGACGGCTCTAATTTTACTTGTaagttaaaattcatttaaaaatcatgtaaatGTTTAATTACAGAACAGAGTTTAAGTAGCATAGAAAGTCAGTATTACATGATTAAAAGTTTTCAGaacatattttaacatttgatCTAGTATTTAATATGGTTTAGTTGCATATTGATTCTACCAGAGAACACGTGATAAGCCCCACTGTGTGTCTGTGACATTACTTCAGGCAATTTACATGAACATTGCACAGGTATTATATTGCATTTTGCGTAACTAAAAACTTGTCtggcatacatttttgttttaatggtgAGTATATTTCCAAAGACAAGGACTTGGTCAATATGGGAAATTATAGAGCTTCTTTGGATGCCAGAATAATTGTTTTCTCTCATCATTGGAAACATTCCTGAGGTTCTTGGCTGTCGCCCTGGGGTCTGGAAGTTGAGTTAAATCTCTCCACTGATGATTATAGGGTTAGAAACAAAAGCGATGGTTCCATGCAGATAAGGTTATATGTAGCCTTTGACCTCATTGctgattattaatttttcttaactATTTGTATAATATTATACCTTTCACGTTGGCTCTTTTTAAAGCCTTCAATATGAATAATATGTAACAATGATTCTTAATATGCATGTAAAAGGCACATAAGAAAGCAAATGTCATACCTTTGTCCTGTAGTTTGGAAAACTAAGCATTTTGTAAGCAAATATGTTCTTTTATTCTGGTTTCCTGTTATGAATTCTGTAAGAAATTTATGAGTAATATAGTCTATCACAATGTTCATACAACTGAagagaaattaaatataaagaatattgTTCAACTTTTGTGAATTGTAAATAGATAGCACTCCAACTCCAAATCATCTTTATATGTGATATAAACTGATAAACCatgaaataattttcattaaaagatctcaatatgaaaaaaatagtaatttgatttagtatatatatacttttaaaaacatctaCAATCTGGCACGTTGTGAATAcaagtttctgttttttatagTTACAAATTTTGTCAAAGTTTTGATTTTTCAGTGTCTCGAGATTTTAAAAGATATCATTAAAAAGGATAATATGCAATATATAGAATCTGGGTTGGAATAGTTTTTTCAATTCCATAAGTTTGGAAGATTTTTAAACAGTTTATATACCATGGGCATGGTTATATTCAATCCTATTGGGATTTTAACAATCTACTGTAATTAGTAACCAAattatcttttgttgttttttgttttgtgttttgaaaaggGCTAAAGCCAATTTTTAGGTTGGCTTGGGCAGAAAAGTGAAAAGAGAATGCTCCACTTTAACCGATGTCATCATCTGAAAAAGATAACACAGAAATGTTTTTCTAGTATACATGTTAAAACGGATAAACACGCACAGCGATTTCTTTCAAGAACCTTTGCACTTGCGGAATTGAGGAAGTCATGGTATTCAACCCACTCTCTTGTTGGAGACAAAAATATTATCCTGATGGGACCtcctggtgctgggaaaacaacAGTAGGCAGAATAATAGGTCAGAAACTAGGTTGTTGTGTCATAGATGTGGATGATGATATCCTTGAAAAAACCTGGAATATGAGTGTGTCTGAAAAATTACAGGATGTTGGTAATGAGCAATTtttagaagaggaaggaaaagctGTGTTAAACTTCTCTGCATCTGGAAGTGTGATTTCCCTTACTGGGTCCAATCCAATGCATGATGCTAGCATGTGGCATCtgaagaaaaatggaataattGTATACCTGGATGTACCTCTACTAGATCTAATTCATCGTCTAAAATTAATGAAGACAGATAGGATTGTAGGTCAGAATTCTGGAAAATCTATGAAAGACTTACTTAAATTTAGAAGACAGTATTATAAGAAGTGGTATGATGCTCGTGTTTTGTGTGAAAGTGGGGCTTCCCCAGAGGAGGTAGCTGACAAAGTGCTGAATGCAATTAAAAGATACCAAGATGTGGACTCGGAAACATTCATTTCAACAAGACACGTTTGGCCTAAAGACTGTGAACAGAAGGTTTCAGCAAAATTCTTTAGTGAAGCTGTAATTGAGGGGTTGGCTTCTGATGGTGGACTCTTTGTTCCTGCGAAGGAGTTTCCAAAATTAAGCTGTGGGGAGTGGAGAAGCCTAGTAGGAGCAACCTACATAGAAAGAGCACAGATACTGTTGGAAAGATGTATCCATCCTGCAGACATACCTGCTGCCAAGTTGGGAGAAATGATTGAAACTGCTTATGGGGAAAACTTTGCCTGCTCAAAAATTGCTCCTGTCAGGCACCTTTCAGGCAACCAGTTCATTCTGGAGTTGTTTCATGGACCAACGGGATCATTTAAAGATTTGTCTTTACAGCTTATGCCTCATATTTTTGCACACTGTATCCCACCAAGTTGCAATTATATGATACTTGTAGCTACTTCAGGAGACACAGGGAGTGCAGTCTTAAATGGTTTTAGTCATCTTAGTAAGAATGATAAGCAAAGGATAGCTGTAGTCACATTTTTTCCTGAGAATGGAGTAAGTGATtttcaaaaaacacaaataattggcagtcagagagaaaatgGATGGGCAGTGGGTGTTGAGTCAGATTTTGATTTTTGCCAGAcagctataaaaagaatttttaacgaTTCTGATTTTACTGGCTTTCTTACTGTGGAATATGGAACAATCTTAAGTTCGGCTAACTCCATAAACTGGGGCCGACTACTTCCTCAGGTAGTTTATCATGCTTCCGCATATCTTGATCTTGTTAGTCAAGGATTTATTTCTTTTGGAAGCCCAGTCGATGTCTGTATTCCCACAGGAAACTTTGGTAACATTTTAGCAGCAGTGTATGCCAAAATGATGGGAATCCCAATTCGAAAATTTATCTGTGCCTCTAATCAGAACCATGTTTTGACTGATTTTATAAAAACAGGACATTATGATCTAAGGGAAAGAAAATTAGCACAAACCTTTTCACCCTCAATAGATATTCTCAAATCTTCAAACCTAGAACGACATTTACACTTGATGGCTAATAAAGATGGGCAACTAATGACAGAATTATTTAATCGATTAGAAAGTCAGCATCACTTCCAGATAGAAAAGGCTCTAGTTGAGAAACTTCAGCAGGATTTTGTAGCTGACTGGTGCTCTGAGGGAGAGTGCCTAGCAGCTATTAACTCCACCTATAATACTTCAGGGTATATTTTGGATCCACACACTGCTGTTGCAAAAGTGGTTGCAGATAGGGTGCAAGACAAAACTTGCCCTGTGATTATCTCATCTACAGCCCATTACTCAAAGTTTGCACCTGCTATCATGCAGGCTTTAAAGATTAAAGAAATCAGTGAGACTTCATCAAGCCAGCTCTATTTACTGGGTTCATACAATGCATTACCTCCACTGCATGAGGCTTTATTAGAGAGaacaaaacagcaagagaagatgGAGTACCAGGTCTGTGCAGCTGATATGAATGTCTTGAAGAGTCATGTGGAAAAACTTATCCAAAATCAATTCATATGAAAGCTTtcagagtaaatttttttttctagctgtaAGCATGCAATAATAAATCTCAAATATTGATTtggagtacagtagcattttGCCTTTTATGTAAATATCTCTATATCTGGTTGGAATTTCAATAGTCTGATCTCTAGGGCTGACAGACCTCCATGGCACCTCCTCAGATCTTTAATCTGGAAGTGACAAAAGGTAACACTGTGCACGGACCTTTGAGCTATCATGCTTTTGCCTTGTGCGCATGAGGGGTGTATCAGTTTCCACTCCCACACCCTCACTGTTATGTGGACCAAAATGTCTGGTATACGATTtggcaattaaaatatttaagcccAGTTTTCAGGTACTACATCTGTAACTAGTGAATACTCTGTTGGTTAGAAAGTTAATTTACCACTCAAAATGGCTAACTTGAATGGAGGAAGTAGTAAACTCTTCTATTAGGATTAGggccagtgttttttgttttttggtgcagtttcagctcactgcaacctccgcctcctaggttcaagtgattctcctgcctcagcctcccaagtagctgggatgacaggcatgcaccgccacacacggctaatttttttatttttagtagagatggggtttcgccatgttttccaggctgatcttgaacctctgacctcaggtgatccacccacctcggcctcccaaagtgctaggattacaggtgtgagcctctgcacctggctaGGGCCAGTGTTTTTAACCCTCCTCAAATTCCATTTTGGACTACAACTAGTGCGTATCCCGCACTGTCCAAATTAAAGATGTAATTAAAGATGTACTCTGTCCTTCACTCTCCTTTGGATGTTTACGGTTAGGGTGATGATGTTTGAAAATCAAGACGTTACTGAAATCCAGGATGAAACAGTAAGCAGAACTACTTAGAaatgaatacagaaataaaatgatcTATTTCAAGataaaagttttccaaaattaagAGTACTTGAGTAGTCTCAATAGGAGTGTATTTGTAGACAGCAGTTTCCCTATATTATTTGGAGTCAATTCTTACGTaatttgttgtttctttcttagTGAACATTGTCTTTTTCTGGCAGCTGAAACTGCACACAACTGATACACATAtttaatttgtattcctttgTAGTAATACATTTTAACCATGATTTATGTTTGTGAATTTACTGGatgttttctttctgaattaaAGATTGTCAAGACCAATTAGTGTAATGGACTACTGTCAACCACAAGATGGCATTCCTAACATAATTTGTCTTTGATAATATTCAGTTTCATTTTCTGGGAGAACAACCTCCATGAAGAAATATATTGAAAGTTgtaatgaagaaaacattttaatagttTAATAAGCAAGAgaaatttgtttcaattttttttaaattaaaccaaTTATATATTAACACCAGATCTCTGGCTTAGCTTCTAAAAAGGAGGTTCTAAAACCAAAAATTGAAAATCAGGAGCAGttataggaaaaaaatggaagattCAAAGTTCCGTTTgttcatgtatgtctttattattttatcatttactttttttttttttttttttttgagacagagtctcgctccgtcacccagactggagtgcagtggcgcagtctcggctcactgcaaactccgcctcccgggttcacgccattctcctgcctcagcctttccgagtagctgggactacaggcgcccgccaacacgcccggctaatttttttgtatttttagtagagacggggtttcaccgtggtctcgatcccctgacctcgtgatccgcccgcctcggcctcccaaagtgctgggattacaagcgtgagccaccgcgcccggcctatcattTACTTTTAAGGATATTTCAGTAGATGATATATTTAGAAACTGCATCTAAATATTCACTATACATAAGAATGCATTAttttgcctggcatggtggctcacacctgtaatcccagcactttgggaggccgaggcaggtggttcacctgaagtcaggggttcgagaccagcctgaccaacatggagaaaccccgtctctactaaaaatacaaaaaaatagccgggtgtggtggcaggcacctgtagtcccagctactcaggaggctgaggcaggagaatggcgtgaacctgggaggcggagtttgcagtgagccgagatcacgccactgcactccagcctgggcgacaaagcaagactccgtctcaaaaaaaaaaatacaaaattagccaggcatggtggcgcatgcctgtggtcccagctacttgggaggcagaggctggagaatcccttgaacctgggagatgcaggttgcggttgagcagagatggcgccattgcaccccagcctgggcaacaagagcaaaactctgtctcaaaaaaaaaaaaaaaaaaaaaaaaaaaagcattatttttctgaaagtgagaggaacagtgttttaaaaagacatgatttctggctgggcacagtggttcacgcctgtaatcccagcactttgggaggccaaggagggcggatcacctgaggccaggagttcaagatcagcctggtgaaaccccatctctacaaaaaatacaaaaaattagctggacatggtggtgcacacctgtagtcccagctacttgggaaacagggacacaaaaattgcttgaacccacgaggcagaggttgcattgagccgagatcacaccatgcactccagcctaggcaacagagcaagactctgtctcaaaaaaataaataaaaaagacatttctgCCTTCAAGAACTGTAGTTAACAAGACAACGCAAAAATTCAATCATACAAGCAAAAGAGTTATTGCAAGATGGTGTGTCAATAAGTGAAAAATGAGTGATACAGCTAAGTGCTGTAAGATTTAAGAGGAAACGATTACTATGGGATAGTCAGCAAAGGTCTCACAAAGGACATAGAGTCTAAGATCAATCTTGAAGGATGGGAAGATTTTCTAGGtgaaaaagaagagggaaaacattctagcagaggcaggagaaacagGGAAGATGAAATGCCCAAGggttaatatgtatttatttgtggaCAGCACATTCTCTTACTGGCCAAAACAGTTatttcatgtcttcacattttctCAAAACCAGCTCTGGCCCTTCACTCTCAGCTAATAACTTTGCTTCATTCTAGAGGAACAAGTGACTATACATACATAACACACCTCAGGCTTCCCATCATCAAGTGTATATGTT belongs to Symphalangus syndactylus isolate Jambi chromosome 4, NHGRI_mSymSyn1-v2.1_pri, whole genome shotgun sequence and includes:
- the THNSL1 gene encoding threonine synthase-like 1; translated protein: MLHFNRCHHLKKITQKCFSSIHVKTDKHAQRFLSRTFALAELRKSWYSTHSLVGDKNIILMGPPGAGKTTVGRIIGQKLGCCVIDVDDDILEKTWNMSVSEKLQDVGNEQFLEEEGKAVLNFSASGSVISLTGSNPMHDASMWHLKKNGIIVYLDVPLLDLIHRLKLMKTDRIVGQNSGKSMKDLLKFRRQYYKKWYDARVLCESGASPEEVADKVLNAIKRYQDVDSETFISTRHVWPKDCEQKVSAKFFSEAVIEGLASDGGLFVPAKEFPKLSCGEWRSLVGATYIERAQILLERCIHPADIPAAKLGEMIETAYGENFACSKIAPVRHLSGNQFILELFHGPTGSFKDLSLQLMPHIFAHCIPPSCNYMILVATSGDTGSAVLNGFSHLSKNDKQRIAVVTFFPENGVSDFQKTQIIGSQRENGWAVGVESDFDFCQTAIKRIFNDSDFTGFLTVEYGTILSSANSINWGRLLPQVVYHASAYLDLVSQGFISFGSPVDVCIPTGNFGNILAAVYAKMMGIPIRKFICASNQNHVLTDFIKTGHYDLRERKLAQTFSPSIDILKSSNLERHLHLMANKDGQLMTELFNRLESQHHFQIEKALVEKLQQDFVADWCSEGECLAAINSTYNTSGYILDPHTAVAKVVADRVQDKTCPVIISSTAHYSKFAPAIMQALKIKEISETSSSQLYLLGSYNALPPLHEALLERTKQQEKMEYQVCAADMNVLKSHVEKLIQNQFI